Proteins encoded together in one Pseudomonadota bacterium window:
- a CDS encoding VRR-NUC domain-containing protein, which translates to MTKCDHQNVFCINQFELIRKYECADCGAVMMCNCDKDIGQKFLSHQLAFGKRLETQEEVQVTEGFIGGMCNECRGLPATPCPAAAIMGRTSKIKRYYWRELAFREYALYEEFGGSPENYIYKLGENEPEIIRKARTQALADIKALHATNPKYHYDEESNESFINRMGVQVRDVQGVYINDNDRKAKIAYQGELLTVEQYAEKYYEGLGYKAVRLESMPFHALFSIFTWLLIQDPNDPEVRMAGFGERSAYEEDRSKNPIWVPLPSDFGTSGYADRRKKEIEAYLSDIQEHSQDLLWLFDYWTPYSEGLRQYLWAHRNEHVQKARKIVEILEPRTTLEIIHYLLGSYWSRYLGWPDLLAYNKDAYLFVEVKLSKDKLSDEQRHWIEENKKRLHLPFEILKVHRVAAQHL; encoded by the coding sequence TTGACAAAGTGCGATCATCAAAACGTTTTCTGCATCAATCAATTTGAGCTCATTCGTAAGTATGAGTGCGCAGATTGCGGCGCGGTGATGATGTGCAATTGTGACAAAGATATAGGCCAGAAATTCTTATCTCATCAGCTTGCGTTTGGCAAGAGGCTTGAAACGCAGGAAGAAGTTCAAGTTACAGAGGGTTTTATTGGTGGCATGTGTAACGAATGCCGAGGACTTCCCGCCACTCCATGCCCGGCAGCCGCCATTATGGGTCGTACCAGCAAGATTAAGCGTTATTACTGGCGTGAATTAGCCTTCCGTGAGTATGCACTATATGAAGAGTTTGGGGGTAGTCCAGAAAATTACATTTATAAATTAGGAGAAAATGAACCTGAAATCATCCGTAAAGCTCGAACTCAAGCATTGGCCGATATAAAGGCGTTGCATGCTACGAATCCCAAGTACCATTACGATGAGGAATCAAACGAATCTTTTATTAACCGAATGGGCGTCCAGGTACGTGATGTCCAAGGTGTATATATTAATGATAATGACCGGAAAGCAAAGATTGCTTATCAGGGCGAGTTACTTACCGTTGAACAATACGCTGAGAAATACTATGAGGGCCTAGGTTATAAAGCTGTTCGTCTGGAAAGCATGCCGTTTCATGCGCTTTTCAGTATTTTTACATGGTTGCTTATTCAAGATCCCAATGATCCTGAGGTACGTATGGCAGGGTTTGGTGAACGGTCTGCTTATGAAGAGGATCGATCAAAAAACCCAATTTGGGTTCCTCTACCTTCTGACTTTGGCACAAGCGGGTATGCAGACCGTAGGAAAAAGGAAATTGAAGCGTATCTATCAGATATCCAAGAGCACTCTCAAGACCTTCTCTGGCTTTTTGACTACTGGACGCCATATAGCGAAGGATTAAGGCAATATTTATGGGCTCACAGGAATGAGCATGTCCAAAAAGCTCGAAAAATCGTCGAAATTTTAGAGCCTCGCACGACATTAGAAATTATCCATTATCTATTGGGTAGTTACTGGAGTAGATATCTAGGATGGCCTGACTTGCTCGCTTATAACAAAGATGCTTATCTCTTTGTCGAAGTAAAGCTATCAAAAGATAAACTATCTGATGAGCAGCGGCATTGGATTGAAGAAAATAAAAAGCGGCTGCATTTGCCATTCGAAATTTTGAAGGTTCATC
- a CDS encoding potassium channel family protein, protein MRIGFADQKLPGKRHISFVELISRSSTWHIVLVGMLLYILPVVVISLSEALFLCAGNPLVYCEEQPAGLLELLYFNFVTIITIGYGDLHPVSWGRLFSVIEGIIGVGVFGLLVAAITTKLLSLRDNSVVFSRYGYYCTDEQRFLLVFVNTTNTYMVNVDMTSYFKLGGDWGVRPPIRTPFITTSVQTFFLDEERLEDIVNLLQEGDVFRFGISGSLGLSTYSVAVQYHADEIVVIPNRKELTQYQGFHSPDFQSVDISQMFHYRPTGSLTLSEYVDRERKRTV, encoded by the coding sequence ATGAGAATAGGTTTTGCAGATCAGAAACTTCCGGGAAAGCGACACATCTCATTCGTGGAGCTGATTTCTCGTTCCTCGACGTGGCACATAGTGCTTGTGGGCATGTTGCTGTACATTTTGCCCGTCGTGGTCATCAGCTTGAGTGAGGCCCTCTTCCTTTGTGCTGGCAACCCATTGGTGTACTGCGAGGAGCAACCAGCCGGTCTGCTTGAATTACTCTACTTCAACTTTGTCACGATCATAACTATTGGCTATGGAGATCTGCATCCGGTAAGCTGGGGACGCCTCTTCTCGGTAATAGAGGGTATTATTGGTGTAGGAGTTTTTGGGCTACTTGTTGCGGCCATAACAACCAAACTCTTGTCACTTCGTGATAATTCGGTTGTGTTTTCACGCTACGGTTACTATTGTACGGATGAGCAACGGTTTCTCTTAGTCTTTGTGAATACTACAAACACCTATATGGTCAATGTAGATATGACCTCCTATTTCAAGCTTGGGGGAGACTGGGGTGTGAGGCCTCCCATTCGAACACCATTTATCACCACATCTGTGCAGACTTTTTTCCTCGATGAAGAACGGCTGGAGGATATTGTCAACTTGTTGCAGGAGGGTGACGTCTTTCGTTTTGGTATATCAGGTTCGCTGGGATTGTCTACCTATTCGGTGGCTGTCCAGTACCATGCGGACGAAATCGTTGTCATTCCCAATCGCAAAGAGCTCACTCAGTATCAGGGTTTTCACTCCCCAGATTTTCAGTCGGTTGACATATCGCAAATGTTCCATTATCGGCCAACTGGGTCTTTAACCCTAAGTGAGTACGTAGATCGTGAGCGTAAAAGGACGGTGTAA